A region of the Oncorhynchus nerka isolate Pitt River linkage group LG26, Oner_Uvic_2.0, whole genome shotgun sequence genome:
TTGGTGGTGTCCCTCCAGGGGTAGATGAGTTCTCCCAGAAACagccctcattctctctctccctggtcctaGTCTATCTTGGTAGTCTTCCCCCCCTATCCCTAGGGGTAGATTCTGTCTCTCCCAGAATCCCCCCCCTGGTCCTAGTCTATCTTGGTCTCAGTCTTGTGTCTCCAGGGTAGATGAGTTCTCCCAGAAACAGCCCCCTGGTCCTAGTCTATCTTGGTAGTCTTGTGTCTCTAGGGGTAGATGAGTTCTCCCAGAAACAGCCTCCCCTGGTCCTAGTCTATCTTGGTAGTCTTGTGTCTCTAGGGGTAGATGAGTTCTCCCAGAAAcagcccccccatctctctctcccctggtcctAGTCTATCTTGATAGTCTTGTGTCTCCAGGGGTAGATGAGTTCTCCCAGAAAcagcccccccatctctctctcccctggtcctAGTCTATCTTGATAGTCTTGTGTCTCCAGGGGTAGATGAGTTCTCCCAGGAACAGCTTCTTGCAGAGGGCCAGCCAGGAGTCTTTAGGGTAGCAGCTGTAGGTGGGGGTCCTGTAGGTCTGAACCACACTGCTCACCTTTAGAGGGTtaatctgagagagagacagagggagacataaACATGTCTAGGTTTATCTAGGAGAAAAACTGTGAATGACACATGTGTAGGGTATGTCTATGTGGTTGTGGTTTTGGTTTTACAGGAATAAATCACTTAAACTTATTCCACATAAAAGCCAAACGCTGTCATCAAAGAAGATCAGAATTGAAATAAGTCGTATACTTTTGTATCCTCGATGATTCTTAATCAAATGCATCATTTTGTGTGGATCTAGTTTTATATGATTAAATAAACTAAAAGACAGAACGAAAAGACAATGTATGTTATGAAAAATTAaatgaaagagaaaaagagaggagagaaagagagacaagagagagaaagaagagagaagagaaataaacaaagaggagaaagagagagagaagagagtgagagatgtcTTACATCCATCATGAGATGTAGAGGTGTTCCTGGTTCCTCACAGAGCACTCTGAACTTCACCCCCTCTGTAGAGAACACATCTCAGTCAAACACAGAACATCACAGCCCAGCACCGTCTCCTCCCTCATTCAACCAGGTCTCTCTTAAAAATAGagactaacctggttaaataaaaggaatATAGAAACCACAGTAcagaacatttttaaaaacattttataaagttggttttgtaACATAAACTGgacattttatatttttgactgacATTATGATTGTTTCATATCggcaaagtagttaaaacgctGTCACTTCCTCAAAGTGTTAAAGTACATTTCCTTCTACACAGTTAGACATGTTGGCAGAGACGGTCCCTCCCACCTGCCAGTCTGTAGGATCTGAAGAGTCGGAGGCCCATGGCgaacagagggaaggagttgATGAAGTCAACACTGAGGTGGAGAACTCCCTGGAACATTACTACCACAAggcggagctagagagagagagcgagagagagatagagagagagatagaaacagagcaagagagagagagagcgagagagagatagagagacagagagagacacacacagacagacagacagacagacagacagacagacagacagacagacagacagacagacagacagacagacagacagacagacagacagagagacagagagagagacagagtaagggGTCAAAGATTAGACACTTTATTGTTCATTGGTTAGAAGGAGAATGTGTTTTGTTCCTTTCCCAACACCCCCAGACACACGTGGAGAGGCCCAGGGTCAGCCGCAGGACAGCGCCCATGGATGGAGAGGGGATgaaagtgcctgtgtgtgttctcaccaggGTAAACACTAGGTAGTATAGAGCTGTGGTTGGcaggaggaacagacagacagacatggatggagaggggatgaaagtgcctgtgtgtgttctcaccaggGTAAACACTAGGTAGTATAGAGCTGTGGTTGGcaggaggaacagacagacagacatggatggagaggggattaaagtgcctgtgtgtgtgttctcaccaggGTAAACACTAGGTAGTATAGAGCTGTGGTTGGcaggaggaacagacagacagacatggatggagaggggatgaaagtgcctctgtgtgtgttctcaccaggGTAAACACTAGGTAGTATAGAGCTGTGGTTGGcaggaggaacagacagacagacatggatggagaggggatgaaagtgcctctgtgtgtgttctcaccaggGTAAACACTAGGTAGTATAGAGCTGTGGTTGGCAGGAGGAACAGCAGGATGGTGAAGAGTAACGTCCCGATGAACAACTagaaaacaacacacacattagTTCACtgtaacaaatacacacacactttagttcACTGTAACAAATATACACACTTTAGTTCACTGTAACAAATATACACACATTAGTTCACTgtaacaaatgtgtgtgtgtaataggtgTGTGTAACTACCTGGTCCAGGTCATAAGAGCAGGAGTCTACTCTCTGTCTGAGGACATTCCATTTCTTCCCCCTGAACAGCCtccacagagaggacagaccatatactgtcatacagtacagcctgagagagagagtagtagagagaggaggaggggaggggagagagagacagagagatagagaggaggagggggagagagaggaggtaggaggggaggggagagagaggaggagggaagagagagagacagagagatagagaggaggagggggagagagaggaggtaggaggggaggggagagaggagagagagagagagagagagagagagatagagaggaggaggggagagagagagacagagagatagagaggaggggggagagagaggaggtaggaggggaggggagagagaggaggaggagagagagagggagagagatagatagagagaggaggagggggagagagaggaggagggagagagagagagagggggagagagagagagagagagagagagggagagagagatggtgagaggaaagggaggtagggggaagaggggggggtaggagagggaaaagagcaggagggggaagagtggagggggagaaggggggtaggagagggaggaggggaatgaGGGATGGGGAGACgaaagggaaaggaggaggagggggaagagcagggcggagagggggaggggatagagaaaggatggagagagatgaggggaaaggggaagaggtatagagaggagagatggacaggggagagagagggaggatggagggtgaGAGAAGGAAGATATTTTTAGCCTTCATACACATTTAATAAGTCTGTAAATGACATGCTGAGAGCTCCTCACACATCAATTAGTAAAGGGGAAAGAGGTAACACGTCACCATGATGTTCACAGGGCTGAGAGGTACAGAGCTTTcacaatgtattcagaccccttgactttttccacattttgttacattacagccttaaaaacattttttcccctcaatctacacacaacatcccataattgttttaaaaatgtaaacATTTTCAGGGGGAGGTCCCCCGGACCCCCCCTGCCAGATGGGGCACCCCAACTTAATACATAGTCAGGAGCCCATGAATAGACCAACAGGTGTGACTGATGATTGAAGCAGGTGTTCAACATGGGCTTTGCTTCACAGAAAGCAGCAGTTGATTTACTCCATTGCCAACACTTTAAATCACATCAGTAGACCAATATCCTTCAGTATCATGACATTACCTTTTATAGCCTTCAATCTGTTTGTTTTTTATCATATTCTGGACCAGAATAAGGCTCTACTACTTATTGTTCCTGCAGTGAGGTACTCAACATCTTCATCGAATGTTTTCATAATTTACCTGAAGAGAATCGCTAACAATCAGTAGTAGCCTACCAGTATGCACATTAGGGAGTAAATTAACAGCTCTCTCACGATGCAATTCGGTTTCGTTCACCTAAAATATCCGCTTGTTCGCAACCCCACCCCCCCATCACTAGGCTACACTGACGAGTCACCTTAGCTGCAGTGGGTCGTGTTTACATCGCGACGTGTCTCATTACGTCGTACGTCATCTTCACGGCGTTTTGCTCCGCTACTGAACGGACAAGTCAAGTGTAGTGTTTGTAACGCAAGATTGAGGAGAGCCTATCTCCGTCAGGGATCGTATTTATTTTGGAAGAATATGacattttaataaaaaaatatttaaaaacagGATAAATATCAGTTTCAGCTGATAATAAACGTGTTCTTCGACGAACTGGCTGGATTGAAGAGGACGCAAAAAGTTTGAAAAAAAAATCCGTCTTTCAACGGAACCTTCAACCACAAAGGGGGCGTTGCCTTTCCACTTCGATGAGCACGCCCCGATGGATGACATCCGGCGCAACGTTGAGGCTTTAGGAAGAAGAAGATGAAAATATGTGGTCATTCTTACTCTCATGGCGTGTTAACCTGCCAAACTACACTGAAGACTCCAATGTCTatatcccaaatgggaccctatccTCTCCTAGTGCACATCTTCTGACTAGAGCTCATAGGGTATTCCCTTTACAGTACTAAGGTCAAACGTGGTGCACTTTTGGGAGGCATCGTGACGGTGCTGGTCTCTTCTCACCTGGCTCCATAGACGTAGAAACAGTAGATGTGGAAGGTGAGCAGGGCGGTGATgtcagagagcagggagagggcaAAGGTCAAgcccaggcaggcagacagacccaCGTACCACAGAATCATCTCAATGAATGGAGACATCAGGTGAATGTAgcctgcagagagaggaggaggacgggcATGGGTGTTTGTGTCTGTGGAGGAGGGgcatgagtggtgtgtgtgtggaggagggccatgggtgggtgtgtgtgtggagggaggagggccatggatgtttgtgtgtgtggaggaggagggccATGGATGTTTGTGTCTGTGGAGGAGGGCCATGGGTGTTTGTCTGTGGAGGAGGggcatggggtgtgtgtgtgtgtgtggaggaggggcaTGGGTGTTTGTCTGTGGAGGAGGGCCATGGGTGTGTCTGTGGAGGAGGGgcatggggtgttgtgtgtgtgtggaggaggggcatgggtgtttgtgtgtgtggaggagggccatgggtgtgtgtgtgtgtgtgtggaggagggccatgggtgtgtgtgtgtgtgtggaggagggccatggggtgtgtgtgtgtgtgtggaggagggccatgggggtgtgtgtgtgtgtgtgtggaggagggccataggtgtgtgtgtgtgtggaggaggggcatgggtgtgtgtgtgtggaggagggccatgggtgtttgtgtgtgtggaggagggccatgggtgtgtgtgtgtgtggaggagggccatgggtgtgtgtgtgtgtggaggaggggcatgggtgtgtgtgtgtgtggaggagggccatgggtgtttgtgtgtgtggaggagggccatgggtgtttgtgtgtgtggaggaggggcatgggtgtgtgtgtgtgtgtggaggaggggcatgggtgtttgtgtgtgtggaggaggggcatgggtgtgtgtgtgtgtggaggaggggcatgggtgtttgtgtgtgtggaggaggggcatgggtgtgtgtgtgtgtggaggaggggcatgggtgtttgtgtgtgtggaggaggggcatgggtgtgtgtgtgtgtgactcactgaTCCACAGGTGTATATGGTAGAGGAAGAATCGTCCTAACACCTGGTCTAGAGCCCGGTTCATCTTCAGACCAGCTGGAGCTCCCATCAGCCACTGCAACAGCTCCTCCAGCTCTTTAGCTACATGctaacaacaaaacacacaacaatgaatcagattacatggagaggaggacctgaccctagatcataatgaatatgattataatggagaggagggcctgatcctagatcataatgaatatgattataaTGGACAGGAGGACCTgaccctagatcataatgaatatgattataaTGGACAGGAGGACCTgaccctagatcataatgaatatgattataatggagaggagggcctgatcctagatcataatgaacatgattataatggagaggagggcctgatcctagatcataatgaatatgattataatggagaggagggcctgatcctagatcataatgaatatgattataatggacaggaggacctgatcctagatcataatgaacatgattataatggagaggagggcctgatcctagatcataatgaacatgattataatggagaggagggcctgatcctagatcataatgaacatgattataatggagaggagggcctgatcctagatcataatgaacatgattataatggagaggagggcctgatcctagatcataatgaacatAATTATAATGGACAGGAGGGACGTGGGGATCCGTATGTATCAGCTCCCTAGGTCCATGTTATCTTATTCcttgtgatctaaaaggctaaactgatcctagatcataatgaacatAATTATAATGGACAGgagggcctgatcctagatcataatgaatatgattataaTGGACAGGAGGACCTgaccctagatcataatgaatatgattataaTGGACAGgagggcctgatcctagatcataatgaacatGATTATAATGGACAGGAGGGACGTGGGAATATGATTGTATCAGCTCCCCTCGGTCCATGTTATCTTATTCcttgtgatctaaaaggctaaactgatcctagatcagcacacaTACTCAGAGATAAAGATTATTGAGGGGGGATATTCTAGGGGGATATTGGGTTGGATATTGAGGGGGTTATTCTAGGGGGATATTCTAGGGGATATTGATCAGGGGATTATTGAGGGGTTATTCTAGGGGATATTGGGTTGGATATTGAGGGGGTTATTCTAGGGGATATTGAGGGGGTTATTCTAGGGGGATATTGGGTTGGATATTGAGGGGTTATTCTAGGGGATATTGGGTTGGATATTGAGGGGGTTATTCTAGGGGGATATTGGGTTGGATATTGAGGGGGTTATTCTAGGGGGATATTGGGTTGATATTGAGGGGGATATTCTAGGGGATATTGGGTTGATATTGAGGGGTTATTCTAGGGGATATTCTAGGGGATATTGGGTTGGATATTGAGGGGGATATTCTAGGGGATATTGGGTTGGATATTGAGGGGTTATTCTAGGGGGATATTGGGTTGGATATTGAGGGGGTTATTCTAGGGGATATTCTAGGGGATATTGGGTTGGATATTGAGGGGTTATTCTAGGGGATATTGGGTTGGATATTGAGGGGGTTATTCTAGGGGATATTCTAGGGGATATTGGGTTGGATATTGAGGGGTTATTCTAGGGGATATTGGGTTGGATATTGAGGGGGATATTCTAGGGGATATTCTAGGGGATATTGGGTTGGATATTGAGGGGGTTATTCTAGGGGGATATTGGGTTGGATATTGAGGGGGTTATTCTAGGGGATATTGGGTTGGATATTGAGGGGTTATTCTAGGGGATATTGGGTTGGATATTGAGGGGGATATTCTAGGGGGATATTGGGTTGGATATTGAGGGGTTATTGGGTTGGATATTGAGGGGGTTATTCTAGGGGATATTCTAGGGGATATTGGGTTGGATATTGAGGGGGATATTCAAGGGGGATATTGGGTTGATATTGAGGGGTTATTCTAGGGGATATTGGGTTGGATATTGAGGGGGTTATTCTAGGGGTTATTCTAGGGGATATTGGGTTGGATATTGAGGGGGGTTATTCTAGGGGATATTCTATTGGGGGATATTGAGGGGGATATTCTAGGGGATATTGGGTTGGATATTGAGGGGGTTATTCTAGGGGGTATTGGGTTGGATATTGAGGGGGTTATTCTAGTATTCTAGGGGGATATTGGGTTGGATATTGAGGGGGATATTGGGTTGGATATTGAGGGGGATATTGAGGGGGATATTGAGGGGGATAGCGAGGGGGATATTTCGTAGGGCAAAAACGACCCTGAACCTCTTGATAATGAGGCAACGTGATTTCATTTGAAGCTCATCGTCACCAATGTGAGTTTTACGGAGGTGGTAATGTAACTAGAGTCAACTGAGCAATACAGAAATAGTCACCTCTCGATACTGAACGTTGTTGaagacatttttattttaaagATAATCTCTCTGACAGATTATAAATGAGGTTTAAAGGTAATTGTTGTACATTGCTTTTGCACTGGGGAAATGTTGTCCATGATGTCTTACGTCAGCAGCAGGTACCAGTGTGTTGGCCAGTTTGCCTATACGGTTCTCTCTATACATCCACGATACCAGCAGCAGGCCCAGAGACACATCCACAAAGAACGACACAAAGATATTGGCTTTCCtgtgtggagagaaagagagagagtcactacttttgacccgaggtcaatagggctctggtcaaatgcaCTGCACTATAACAGGGAATAGTGTGCGATTTGAGACGCAATGGGGTGAGTTAGATACCATCTTGTAGCCAGTCTGccacatggctgtgtgtgtgtgtgtgtgtgtgtgtgtgtgtgtgtgtgtggtctctacCTCATGAAGTGGTTGTGTGCGGTGGCTCTGGTAGGAGAGCAGACTGTCTGAAGGTGTTCGGTTCTGTAGCTCAGCTGGACACACGTAGACAACTTACTGGAGATTAACCTCATCGggtacacattcaatatcctggagagacagacagacacattcaatatcctggagagacagacagacacattcaatatcctggagagacagacagacacattcaatatcctggagacagacagacacattcaatatcctggagacagacagacacattcaatatcctggagacagacagacacattcaatatcctggggacagacacattcaatatcctggagacagacagacacattcaatatcctggggagacagacagacagacacattcaatatcctggggagacagacagacagacacattcaatatcctggggagacagacagacagacacattcaatatcctggggagacagacagacacattcaatatcctggagagacagacagacacattcaatatcctggagacagacagacacattcaatatcctggggagacagacagacacattcaatatcctggggagacagacagacacattcaatatcctggggagacagacagacagacacattcaatatcctggggagacagacagacagacacatttaatatcctggggagacagacagacagacacattcaatatcctggggagacagacagacagacacattcaatatcctggggagacagacagacagacagacacattcaatatcctggggagacagacagacagacagacacattcaatatcctggggagacagacagacagacagacacattcaatatcctggagacagacagacagacacattcaatatcctggagacagacagacagacagacacattcaatatcctggagacagacagacagacacattcaatatcctggggagacagacagacagacacattcaatatcctggggagacagacagacagacacattcaatatcctggggagacagacagacacattcaatatcctggagacagacagacagacacattcaatatcctgcggagacagacagacagacagacacattcaatatcctggggagacagacagacagacacattcaatatcctggagacagacagacacattcaatatcctggggagacagacagacacattcaatatcctggagacagacagacagacacattcaatatcctggagacagacagacagacacattcaatatcctgcggagacagacagacacattcaatatcctggggagacagacagacacattcaatatcctggggagacagacagacacattcaatatcctggggtgacagacagacacattcaatatcctggggagacagacagacagacacattcaatatcctggggagacagacagacagacacattcaatatcctggagacagacagacagacacattcaatatcctggagacagacagacagacacattcaatatcctggagacagacagacagacacattcaatatcctgcggagacagacagacagacacattcaatatcctggagacagacagacacattcaatatcctggagacagacagacagacacattcaatatcctggagacagacagacagacacattcaatatcctggagacagacagacacattcaatatcctggggagacagacagacagacacattcaatatcctggggagacagacagacagacagacacattcaatatcctggagacagacagacagacagacacattcaatatcctggagacagacagacagacagacacattcaatatcctggagacagacagacagacacattcaatatcctggggagacagacagacagacacattcaatatcctggggagacagacagacagacacattcaatatcctggggagacagacagacacattcaatatcctggagacagacagacagacacattcaatatcctgcggagacagacagacagacagacacattcaatatcctggggagacagacagacagacacattcaatatcctggagacagacagacacattcaatatcctggagacagacagacacattcaatatcctggggagacagacagacacattcaatatcctggagacagacagacagacacattcaatatcctggagacagacagacagacacattcaatatcctgcggagacagacac
Encoded here:
- the LOC135564852 gene encoding phosphatidylinositol N-acetylglucosaminyltransferase subunit Q-like, which encodes MVLKIFFPQCCNKADSGLLVGRWIPGQNSAVVLAVIHYPFIPGQVKQYIHQMRGQSGVDLTVLGSWSMPKEGQEGMESFLRDLSTIFPQGQWLQLSREMGKIGFRCHVLTRDQNGKLIQQEKELKEDGGGEKGEGKKGGKGGEAKKGGTKKGGGENKVEGEEGGEEKDKVIFIHYEQRKVMLSQLHPIENGVPDPQTESQLPQVFGTVCQSEPLFFLDKYDDGPVKMTHWQSEGREGSIIVELMKQASTPLCLLTTWMLTLWTSLCSSRILNVYPMRLISSKLSTCVQLSYRTEHLQTVCSPTRATAHNHFMRKANIFVSFFVDVSLGLLLVSWMYRENRIGKLANTLVPAADHVAKELEELLQWLMGAPAGLKMNRALDQVLGRFFLYHIHLWISYIHLMSPFIEMILWYVGLSACLGLTFALSLLSDITALLTFHIYCFYVYGARLYCMTVYGLSSLWRLFRGKKWNVLRQRVDSCSYDLDQLFIGTLLFTILLFLLPTTALYYLVFTLLRLVVVMFQGVLHLSVDFINSFPLFAMGLRLFRSYRLAEGVKFRVLCEEPGTPLHLMMDINPLKVSSVVQTYRTPTYSCYPKDSWLALCKKLFLGELIYPWRHKTIKID